A single region of the Triticum dicoccoides isolate Atlit2015 ecotype Zavitan chromosome 2B, WEW_v2.0, whole genome shotgun sequence genome encodes:
- the LOC119360960 gene encoding galactose mutarotase-like — MVVRAALLPVTLLLCFALPGSADVARTADGFYELKNKKGDFSIKVTNWGATLVSVVVPDCHGDLTDVVLGYDTVAGYAKGAAAGSTIGRVANRIANARFVLDGKTYRLFRNDGNNTIHGGHRGFNKVIWTVKEHVQYGDSPYITFYYRSFDGEQGFPGYLDVYVTYRLSDPYDLSIHMNATATSKATPVNLVNHAYWNLAGHGSGDVLEHELQMFASQYTPVDGYMIPTGQVAPVAGTNDVSREYYKVVTL; from the exons ATGGTGGTCAGAGCTGCACTGCTCCCTGTCACGTTGCTGCTGTGCTTTGCACTGCCCGGCAGCGCCGATGTCGCAAGGACGGCGGATGGCTTCTACGAGCTCAAGAACAAGAAGGGGGATTTCTCCATCAAGGTCACCAACTGGGGAGCTACCCTCGTCTCTGTCGTCGTTCCTGATTGCCATG GGGACCTAACCGATGTTGTACTTGGGTACGACACCGTTGCTGGATACGCT AAAGGCGCTGCTGCCGGATCGACTATTGGGCGCGTAGCAAACAGAATCGCCAACGCCCGCTTCGTGCTCGACGGCAAAACCTATCGTCTCTTCCGTAACGACGGCAACAACACGATTCATG GCGGCCACAGGGGGTTCAACAAAGTCATCTGGACGGTGAAGGAGCACGTGCAGTACGGCGACTCCCCGTACATCACCTTCTACTACCGCAGCTTCGACGGAGAGCAAG GATTCCCGGGGTACCTGGACGTGTACGTCACGTACCGGCTCTCCGACCCGTACGACCTGAGCATCCACATGAACGCGACGGCGACGAGCAAGGCGACGCCGGTGAACCTTGTGAACCACGCGTACTGGAACCTCGCTGGCCACGGCAGCGGCGACGTCCTCGAGCACGAGCTCCAGATGTTCGCGTCACAGTACACACCCGTGGACGGGTACATGATCCCGACGGGCCAGGTCGCGCCCGTGGCCGGCACAAACGACGTCTCCAGAGAATATTACAAGGTCGTTACTCTCTAA